From one Culex quinquefasciatus strain JHB chromosome 3, VPISU_Cqui_1.0_pri_paternal, whole genome shotgun sequence genomic stretch:
- the LOC6045488 gene encoding zinc transporter ZIP2, giving the protein MDLTDRLGSSGSKLLALVVLGVGSLASGAAPLYLDQRQARARTARNSTLLITVLLCFGAGVLLATALVHMLSDVRLYLPRYAEVIFCGGFFLIYVIEELVQLWRTGVNQPKVLTNGGEAADCCSSGDSISLENKLSTLKTSTQSETQPTPLQPQSGTFSLLLALCVHSLLEGLAIGVQSSAPKVLLLLGAISAHKFVVAFCLGVEICSQNHPQTSRTSNLVQIVIFSLGSVLGIAIGMALDRLDDTFNRLVIPGLQGVAGGTLLYVTLSEVLPRERAKAKTTEGWATGLWQLCAVVAGFAVMSALSLLISEG; this is encoded by the exons ATGGATTTGACCGACCGTCTGGGCAGCTCCGGAAGCAAACTGTTGGCCCTGGTGGTGCTTGGCGTGGGCAGTCTGGCTTCCGGTGCCGCCCCTCTCTACCTGGACCAACGGCAGGCCCGCGCTCGGACGGCCCGGAATTCAACGCTGCTGATCACGGTGCTGCTGTGTTTCGGGGCAGGAGTGCTGCTGGCCACGGCCCTGGTGCACATGTTGTCCGACGTCCGGCTCTATTTGCCACGATACGCCGAGGTGATTTTCTGCGGTGGATTCTTTCTGATTTACGTTATCGAAGAGCTGGTGCAGCTGTGGCGGACGGGTGTGAATCAACCGAAAGTGTTGACCAACGGTGGAGAAGCAGCGGACTGTTGCAGCTCGGGAGATTCAATTTCATT GGAGAACAAACTCTCAACTTTGAAAACATCAACTCAATCTGAGACTCAACCGACTCCACTCCAACCCCAGTCGGGAACCTTCAGCCTGCTGTTGGCACTCTGCGTGCACTCGCTGCTCGAGGGTCTGGCCATCGGCGTCCAGAGTTCTGCCCCCAAGGTGCTGCTCCTGCTGGGCGCAATCAGTGCTCACAAGTTTGTCGTAGCGTTCTGCTTGGGAGTGGAAATCTGCTCCCAGAACCACCCGCAAACCAGCCGGACCTCGAACCTGGTCCAAATCGTAATTTTTTCACTCGGATCCGTTCTGGGAATCGCCATCGGGATGGCACTGGACCGGCTCGATGACACCTTCAACCGGTTGGTGATTCCGGGCTTGCAGGGTGTGGCCGGGGGCACCTTGCTGTACGTGACACTCAGTGAAGTTCTGCCGCGGGAACGGGCCAAAGCGAAGACGACGGAGGGATGGGCGACCGGGTTGTGGCAACTTTGTGCCGTCGTCGCCGGATTTGCGGTGATGTCAGCGCTGAGTTTGCTGATAAGTGAGGGATGA